From a region of the Bdellovibrio sp. ArHS genome:
- the lon gene encoding endopeptidase La, with translation MSEGKVQQLPLLPLRDLIIFPHMMMPLFVGREKSINALEEAMSKQTDIVLAAQKDAKTNNPEPKDIFAIGTVGTIIQLLRLPDGTVKVLVEGKRRVKIKNFVNNDNFFMVSCEALDEDSTNIVEAQALVRSVKSTFETYVKLNKRIPPEILMRVSTIENPGELADIIVAQLNLKLEDKQAVLEIIDPSKRLEHLLNLMTGEIEILEVEKKIRTRVKKQMERSQKEYYLNEQMQAIQKELGEKDDYQAELQDLEVKTKAKKMSQEAKDKVMKEIKKLKMMSPMSAEATVVRNYIDWVLSLPWYDYNEEKHDLKNAQRILDDDHWGLEKVKDRILEYLAVLSISKDMKGPILCLAGPPGVGKTSLARSIAESLNRPFARISLGGVRDEAEIRGHRKTYVGAMPGKILQALRKVDKGNPLVLLDEIDKMANDFRGDPAAAMLEVLDPEQNNNFQDHYLELEYDLSKVMFIATANSLHTIPRPLLDRMEIINLEGYIEQEKFHIAKNYLVPKQLENHGLKNYKVTIKDETIRDIIRYYTKEAGVRNLERQMANVCRKVAKEIVMGETVENFKAEGAKAAKKGSAKKASKTTEKSANGKNAGYVVTPQKLVELLGPHKFKFGVIETENEIGLTNGMAWTEVGGDLLAVEVSVVPGKGKFTVTGQLGDVMKESCSAAMSYVRSRGPLFGLDKEYFSNIDVHIHLPEGAVPKDGPSAGIALTTSIVSAIMKVPVKRTVAMTGEISLRGRVMAIGGLKEKILAAHRGGIKIIICPKENEKDLKDIPKEVMKDLKVILVDHVDQVLINALDIKSPKELFKVQKETEFGIKAQYTGQSVHHHH, from the coding sequence ATGAGCGAGGGAAAAGTTCAACAACTACCACTTTTGCCCCTAAGAGACCTCATCATTTTTCCGCATATGATGATGCCTTTGTTTGTCGGCCGCGAAAAGAGCATCAATGCTCTTGAAGAGGCGATGAGCAAACAAACAGACATCGTTCTAGCGGCGCAAAAAGATGCCAAGACGAACAATCCCGAGCCCAAAGATATCTTTGCTATCGGTACAGTCGGTACAATTATCCAACTACTGCGTTTGCCAGATGGAACTGTAAAAGTTCTGGTCGAAGGTAAACGTCGTGTAAAGATTAAGAATTTCGTAAACAACGACAACTTCTTCATGGTTTCCTGTGAAGCCTTGGATGAAGATTCTACAAACATCGTAGAAGCCCAAGCCCTTGTTCGCTCCGTAAAATCGACTTTCGAAACTTATGTGAAGCTGAATAAGCGCATTCCACCAGAAATCTTGATGCGCGTATCGACGATCGAGAATCCAGGTGAGTTGGCGGACATTATCGTTGCTCAATTGAACTTGAAACTCGAAGACAAGCAGGCCGTTCTAGAGATCATTGATCCTTCAAAACGTCTTGAGCACTTGTTGAATCTAATGACAGGTGAAATCGAGATCCTTGAAGTAGAGAAAAAGATCCGCACTCGCGTGAAGAAACAAATGGAGCGCTCTCAAAAAGAGTACTATTTGAATGAACAAATGCAGGCGATCCAAAAAGAGCTTGGTGAAAAAGACGACTACCAAGCCGAACTTCAGGATTTAGAAGTAAAAACTAAAGCTAAGAAAATGTCCCAAGAAGCCAAAGACAAGGTCATGAAAGAGATTAAAAAACTCAAAATGATGTCACCGATGTCTGCGGAAGCGACCGTGGTTCGTAACTACATCGACTGGGTTCTTTCTCTTCCTTGGTATGACTATAACGAAGAGAAGCATGATCTTAAGAATGCTCAACGCATCCTTGATGATGATCACTGGGGCTTGGAAAAAGTAAAAGACCGTATTCTTGAATACCTTGCCGTTCTTTCAATTTCGAAAGACATGAAGGGTCCAATCCTTTGTTTGGCAGGTCCTCCAGGGGTCGGTAAGACATCTCTTGCAAGATCGATTGCTGAATCTTTGAATCGTCCTTTCGCGCGTATCTCTTTGGGTGGCGTGCGTGACGAAGCAGAGATCCGCGGTCACAGAAAAACTTACGTCGGTGCGATGCCAGGTAAAATCCTGCAAGCACTTCGTAAAGTCGACAAAGGGAATCCGCTTGTGTTGCTCGATGAGATCGACAAAATGGCGAATGATTTCCGTGGTGACCCAGCAGCGGCCATGCTTGAGGTTTTGGATCCTGAGCAAAACAACAACTTCCAAGATCACTACTTGGAGCTTGAATACGACCTTTCAAAAGTGATGTTTATCGCGACAGCGAACTCATTGCATACAATTCCAAGACCTCTTTTGGATCGTATGGAGATCATCAATCTTGAAGGCTACATTGAGCAGGAAAAATTCCATATCGCTAAGAACTATCTAGTTCCTAAGCAATTGGAAAACCATGGATTGAAAAATTATAAAGTCACGATCAAAGACGAAACGATCCGCGACATCATTCGTTACTACACGAAGGAAGCCGGCGTCCGTAACTTAGAAAGACAAATGGCCAATGTGTGCCGTAAGGTCGCTAAGGAAATCGTGATGGGCGAAACTGTTGAAAACTTCAAAGCTGAAGGCGCCAAAGCCGCTAAAAAAGGCTCTGCCAAGAAAGCTTCGAAAACGACAGAAAAATCCGCTAACGGCAAAAATGCCGGTTACGTGGTGACTCCACAAAAACTTGTGGAATTGCTAGGTCCTCACAAGTTCAAGTTCGGCGTGATCGAGACGGAAAACGAAATCGGTTTAACGAACGGTATGGCTTGGACGGAAGTGGGCGGTGATCTTCTGGCTGTCGAAGTGAGTGTGGTGCCTGGTAAAGGCAAATTCACAGTCACGGGTCAGCTGGGCGATGTGATGAAAGAATCTTGTTCCGCAGCGATGAGCTACGTTCGCTCCAGAGGTCCTTTGTTCGGTTTGGATAAAGAGTACTTCTCGAACATCGACGTGCACATCCATTTGCCAGAGGGCGCTGTTCCTAAAGACGGTCCTTCAGCGGGTATCGCACTGACGACTTCGATTGTTTCGGCGATCATGAAAGTTCCAGTGAAGAGAACTGTGGCAATGACGGGAGAAATTTCACTTCGCGGTCGCGTGATGGCGATCGGTGGTTTGAAAGAAAAGATTCTTGCGGCTCACCGCGGTGGCATCAAGATCATCATCTGTCCTAAGGAAAACGAAAAAGATCTTAAGGACATTCCTAAGGAAGTGATGAAAGACTTGAAGGTCATCTTGGTAGACCACGTGGATCAAGTGTTGATCAACGCTTTGGACATCAAATCTCCAAAAGAACTTTTCAAAGTTCAAAAAGAGACTGAGTTCGGAATCAAAGCTCAATACACAGGCCAGTCTGTGCACCATCATCACTAA
- a CDS encoding SUMF1/EgtB/PvdO family nonheme iron enzyme — protein MQLVRWCFLVLALTTLLSACSSSSDEEAPGSENTSTQKPPVNSPSPSPTPTPPEPTNPAPEPNPAPTPTPTPPAPAPAPEPAPVPTPTPEPVPVPAPTPTPTPSPSPAPQPTPEPQPSPSPVPEPPVGTTCPTNYELVAANSSLGTNAFCIAKFEMKKVNSIATSQAAGKPWLAGKAVATSACAAIGPHYRLPTNAEWNAAALEIYNNAANWSGNAHKTGRLYTGFYSGWTEPIEISDITNPYSGTGRSSGSERRTFVLASGDVIWDFAGNAWEWVSDTIYGSSYTPDLSSPYGRNYHNNNWDVKPGSKQLFDFTGMASVPKNDVYMGNLFGGSNGKVIRGGAVCIHSPGTTGIFTANIGDITADDMQAPASWNLRMNNVGFRCVTVPQ, from the coding sequence ATGCAATTGGTTCGATGGTGTTTTCTTGTTCTAGCGCTTACCACACTTCTCTCGGCGTGTTCTTCTTCCTCTGACGAGGAAGCCCCAGGCTCCGAAAACACGTCGACACAAAAGCCGCCGGTAAATTCGCCATCGCCGTCGCCAACTCCAACGCCTCCAGAGCCGACCAATCCGGCGCCAGAACCAAATCCTGCCCCAACACCGACACCGACGCCACCAGCTCCCGCGCCAGCGCCAGAACCAGCGCCAGTGCCAACCCCGACTCCGGAACCAGTCCCGGTGCCGGCACCAACTCCGACACCCACGCCAAGTCCAAGTCCTGCTCCTCAACCCACTCCAGAACCACAGCCCTCGCCAAGTCCTGTTCCCGAGCCTCCAGTCGGAACGACCTGTCCAACGAACTATGAATTGGTCGCGGCCAATTCATCTTTAGGGACGAATGCCTTCTGTATAGCTAAGTTCGAAATGAAAAAAGTGAACTCAATCGCAACCTCACAAGCGGCGGGAAAACCTTGGCTGGCCGGCAAAGCAGTTGCGACAAGTGCATGTGCAGCCATTGGGCCTCACTATCGACTTCCCACCAATGCGGAATGGAATGCAGCGGCCTTGGAAATCTACAATAACGCCGCCAATTGGTCGGGCAACGCTCACAAAACGGGAAGACTTTATACCGGATTTTATTCTGGCTGGACGGAGCCGATCGAAATTTCTGATATAACAAATCCATATTCAGGCACAGGTAGAAGCAGTGGCTCTGAACGAAGAACCTTTGTTCTGGCAAGTGGCGATGTGATTTGGGATTTCGCTGGAAATGCGTGGGAGTGGGTTAGTGACACAATTTATGGAAGTTCCTACACGCCCGATTTATCAAGTCCCTACGGTCGCAATTATCACAACAATAACTGGGACGTGAAACCGGGTTCGAAGCAGCTTTTTGATTTTACTGGAATGGCTTCTGTGCCTAAGAACGATGTGTATATGGGAAATCTTTTCGGCGGCAGCAACGGAAAGGTAATTCGTGGCGGAGCCGTTTGTATTCATTCTCCAGGCACCACCGGGATCTTTACCGCAAACATCGGTGATATCACAGCTGATGACATGCAAGCACCTGCCTCGTGGAATCTTCGAATGAATAACGTCGGTTTCCGGTGCGTAACAGTACCTCAATAG
- a CDS encoding helix-turn-helix domain-containing protein has translation MNQLDRAFELGKLYCDRGEFSPAVEHLQEASKGYFAEKNFSQYLKCLNLLLRIFAEREQFEEINSTKEKLQDLVLKEGFELNSKTYYTLAVCASYKGQLETAMDYLQKALAIGLASDNKEDICHAIFGLAMVYSHPATARHSDALKEIYNLQVFFQVYQMPDLQASSLFLNADILKQMKKYDEAIEVLWKAYDIVKETRNVVMSNYLMGGLADAYFEIGDKDMARTYITLAQKSVDSENHRRLGRMVKALAEKIGGETQTNFDLVFDEPNHSVIEKKLGRIDFKNQFILLDLLRLFVQNQGHIYSKEFLVENVWKQPYDPAIHDNKIYVTIKRLRKLIEPDYEKPKYIFRAKNGYYMNKAARVHFEH, from the coding sequence ATGAACCAACTAGATCGCGCCTTTGAGCTCGGCAAGTTATACTGTGACCGTGGAGAGTTTTCTCCTGCGGTGGAGCATCTTCAAGAGGCTTCTAAAGGATACTTCGCTGAGAAAAATTTCTCTCAATACTTAAAGTGCCTTAACTTGCTTCTGCGCATCTTCGCTGAGCGCGAGCAATTTGAAGAAATCAATTCGACAAAAGAAAAGCTGCAAGATCTAGTTCTAAAAGAAGGCTTTGAACTTAACTCCAAGACTTACTACACACTCGCAGTGTGCGCCTCTTACAAGGGTCAACTAGAGACCGCAATGGACTATTTGCAAAAAGCATTGGCTATCGGTCTTGCTTCTGACAATAAGGAAGATATTTGTCACGCGATCTTCGGTTTGGCGATGGTGTATTCACATCCTGCGACGGCCCGTCATTCCGACGCTCTGAAAGAGATCTACAATCTACAAGTCTTCTTCCAGGTGTATCAAATGCCTGACCTTCAAGCGTCGTCATTGTTTTTAAATGCGGACATCTTAAAGCAGATGAAAAAGTACGACGAGGCAATCGAAGTGCTTTGGAAAGCTTATGACATCGTCAAAGAGACTCGCAATGTTGTTATGTCGAACTATCTTATGGGTGGCTTGGCTGATGCGTATTTCGAAATCGGCGACAAAGACATGGCAAGAACTTACATCACGCTTGCACAAAAATCCGTAGACTCTGAAAATCATCGCCGTTTGGGGCGTATGGTGAAGGCGTTGGCTGAAAAAATCGGCGGCGAGACGCAGACAAACTTCGATCTTGTTTTTGATGAGCCCAATCACTCGGTGATCGAGAAAAAATTGGGCCGTATCGACTTCAAAAACCAATTCATTCTTTTGGATCTATTGCGACTTTTTGTTCAGAATCAAGGTCACATTTATTCCAAAGAATTCTTGGTTGAAAACGTATGGAAGCAACCGTACGATCCTGCAATCCATGACAACAAGATTTACGTGACCATCAAACGTCTTCGTAAACTTATTGAACCGGATTACGAGAAACCTAAATATATTTTTAGAGCCAAAAATGGTTACTACATGAATAAAGCGGCTCGAGTTCATTTCGAGCACTAG
- a CDS encoding TetR/AcrR family transcriptional regulator produces MKSNADQRKERGKQTRQRIIDAALAIMIEDGPKCLTAGLITKRAEVSKAILFHHFNDLEDVSIAVFEEIFERFSVSMEGSRHKSVSDFVMQMGLGVINAPFSHRKISAAFLYFYERSAHNEVFRKLQVRTMELLLEHIRKNLESILNRPLSKDEVEVVPLLITMCLEGLGKFCIIFKDRSHLEAAWRKFSNGINELFERKN; encoded by the coding sequence ATGAAATCGAACGCGGACCAAAGAAAAGAGCGGGGCAAGCAAACTCGCCAACGTATAATAGATGCGGCTTTAGCCATCATGATAGAGGACGGCCCTAAGTGTTTGACGGCCGGGCTCATTACGAAAAGAGCTGAAGTCAGTAAAGCGATCCTTTTCCATCACTTTAATGATCTCGAAGATGTTTCTATTGCAGTTTTTGAAGAGATCTTTGAACGGTTCTCAGTATCAATGGAAGGATCTAGGCATAAATCTGTCTCAGATTTCGTAATGCAAATGGGACTTGGTGTTATCAATGCCCCATTCTCACACCGAAAAATATCAGCGGCATTTCTTTATTTTTACGAGCGCTCCGCCCATAACGAGGTCTTTCGAAAGTTGCAGGTTAGAACCATGGAATTGCTGTTAGAGCACATTCGTAAAAACCTTGAGTCAATACTGAATCGCCCCCTCAGCAAAGACGAGGTCGAAGTAGTGCCTCTTCTGATAACGATGTGCCTTGAGGGTTTAGGCAAGTTTTGCATTATTTTTAAGGACAGAAGCCATCTGGAAGCAGCCTGGAGAAAGTTTTCCAATGGAATTAATGAACTGTTTGAAAGGAAAAACTGA